TGCACCATGCTCTAACAAAATTAAAATTAATTTAGGCAACATTGCATATAAATAATTATTGCTACGAGTAACGTCCTATAATTGCCTGCAAAATTCGCATAATAACACATATCCAAATGAAGTTTTTAAAATTAAAAATGCTAAATTTTTTAAATTTTGTGTTGTATGCAATATTTTATTGTAATTACCTTATTGATTGGGCGATACTAAGGTATAAAAATTTAAAACTTATATATAAATCTTTCGGCATAAGGTAATATGCTTCCGTGTGGGGTGATGTTATGATTAAACTTTTGTATGAAGGAGAGCTTGTAAGGGAAAATGGTGTAATAAAGAAAGCATCTTCATCAGTAACACTAATCCAAACAAAAAACCATAATATAATTGTAGATACATCAACAAGGGATAAGAGGGAGTTAATTATTGAAGAGTTAAAAAAACTAAACTTGGAACCTAAAGACATTGATGTTATTATAAATACACACAGACACTACGACCACATAGAAAACAACGACTTATTCAAAAACGCAGTAATATACGCCTCTCCATACGAATGTGAAGGTTGTAGTTTGGGATATGAGTTTGTATCAATTGACGAATTTAAAGATGATGAAATAGAGATAATAGACACTCCAGGGCATACATGGGGAAGTATATCAATAATTTATAAGGACTACGTTATTGTTGGGGATGCTGCTCCATTAAAAAGAAATATCCTCGAAAATATCCCCCCAGGTGTTAGGGTTAGTGAAAAAGTTGCATTGAGAAGTTTGCAAAAGATAAGGAGTTTAAAAAAGCACGTAATAACTGGACATGATGGCATCGTCTATGCAGATGAACTATAATCATTTATGGAATTAACCATTTGTGAATTTTTTGCACTTATTTAAAAATAAAAAATTTTGAAAAGAGATGAATCTTAAACAAAAATAAGTTATATTGTAAATCTTTAAATTATCATAAATTATCTAACTTCAATATTTGCTCCCAAAGATTTCATCACTTCAACGAAATTAGGGAATGATATTCTTACAGCCTCTTCTCCTTCAATTACAGTTTCCCCTTCTGCCTTCATTCCAGCAATGGTGAATGCCATAACTAATCTATGGTCATGGTAGGTGTTTAATTTTGCTCCTTTTAATTTTTTAACGCCCTCAATTACCAACCCGTCTGGTTTTTCTGTTATTTTTGCTCCCATTTTGCTTAATTCCTTTGCACATGCAGATAATCTATCACATTCCTTCAACCTAACATGTTCTCCATTGTAGATTGTGGTCTTTCCTTCTGCAAAGCATCCTAAGACAGCAATTGTTGGAACTAAGTCAGGAATATCCTTAACATCAACATCAATACCATGTAGGTTATACTCTCCTCTAATAATAATCTTATCGTCCTTAACCTTAACATCTGCTCCCATTTCCTTGACAATTTTTATTATTGCTTTATCTCCTTGCTTTGAATCCTTGAATAAGTTATTTATTGTTATGTCTGAGTTAAATAAAACCCCTGCTGCAACAAGATAGGATGCCGATGAGTAGTCACCTTCAACAGTATAATCTATTGCTTTATATTTCTGATTTCCATAAACCAAAAAGCCATCCTCTGTCTCATCAATTTTTATCCCAAATTTGTCCAATACGTCCATTGTGATTTCCAAATATGGTCTTGATTTTAGTGGGGAAGTTAATACTATCTCTGTATCATTTTCATTAAACGGTAAGGTCATCATTAATGAGGTTATGAATTGGGAACTTATATCTCCCCTAATTTTAACAACATCTCCCTTTAATTTTCCTCCTTTAACAATTATTGGGGCGGTTCCGTTTCCCTTTGATGAAAACGCCTCTATGCCAAGTTGTTTTAATGCATCCAATAAAGGTTGCATGGGTCTTCTTCTTATGGAATCATCTCCAGTTAAAATTGCGTATCCTTTTGGAATTTGGGAAGAGATACCAGTTAAAATCCTTAAGGTGGTTCCACTATTTCCAATATCTATTATGTTGTCTGGTGTTTGTGGAGAAGTTCCTTTAACAATCCAGTATTCTTCATTTAATTCAATCTCTGCTCCTAACATTCTGCATCCATGAACAGATGAGAGGCAGTCCGCTCCATTTAGAGGGTTTTTTATTCTTGATGTTCCCTCTGCCAAAGATGCTCCTATAACTGCCCTATGCGTATATGATTTTGACGGTGGAGCATTAACAACTCCTTCAATCCTATCAGTTTTCCTAACAATTAGCATAATCACCACCAATAAAATTAATGAAAAACAAAAAATAAAAAATGTCTCAGTTACCCCAGGTCTCCTCACGAATCAGGAGGGATGACTCTCATCATCGACATTTTTTAAATAAAGGTTTTAGGTATATTAATGTTATTGCAATTGGTGGAGGGATTATGGAAAAGGAAGTTATAACAAACAAGGAGTTTATTGACAAATTTGTTGAATGCTTAAAAAAAGGAAAAAATTTTAAGTTAGAAAATTGTATTATTGAGGGAGATGTTGATATTAGAGATATTTATAATAGAATTAAAGATGATGAAAAATTAAAAAAGCTAATTTCTGAACAAAAAGATAAAGAAAGTGCAATCGTAGATAAAAATGTGATAACTATAAATGCAGGTATAAACCTTAGTTTCCATAACGTTGAATTCAATGGTAACTTTCAAATGTTCAACAACAAAATAGAGACTGTGGAAACAATTAAGAAAATACCTATTAAAATACTATTGGAAGATGTAAATTTTATAGAATCTACATTTAAAGGAAAAGTTGATTTTAGTTGTTCAGAAATTCAGGGAGAAGTTAATATTATAGATTCAACATTTATGGAAGATGTTATTTTTCGGAAATCAACATTTAAAAAGGATGTCTATTTTGAAAAATCTGACACATCTGAAGATAATTTGTCAATATCAAGTAAATTTAAAAATAATTTGGTAATTAAAGGTGAAATTAATTTTACTGACTCAATATTTGAGAAAAATGTTTATTTTATGGGTTTGATAGTATTTAAAAAGAAAGTTAATTTTAATAACTCAACTTTTAAAGGAAATGTGTATTTTGAGAATTTAGTATTTGAAAAAATATTGGATTTTAGTAGTTCAACTTTTAAGGGAAAAATCAATTTTGAAAAATT
The sequence above is a segment of the Methanotorris igneus Kol 5 genome. Coding sequences within it:
- the aroA gene encoding 3-phosphoshikimate 1-carboxyvinyltransferase, translated to MLIVRKTDRIEGVVNAPPSKSYTHRAVIGASLAEGTSRIKNPLNGADCLSSVHGCRMLGAEIELNEEYWIVKGTSPQTPDNIIDIGNSGTTLRILTGISSQIPKGYAILTGDDSIRRRPMQPLLDALKQLGIEAFSSKGNGTAPIIVKGGKLKGDVVKIRGDISSQFITSLMMTLPFNENDTEIVLTSPLKSRPYLEITMDVLDKFGIKIDETEDGFLVYGNQKYKAIDYTVEGDYSSASYLVAAGVLFNSDITINNLFKDSKQGDKAIIKIVKEMGADVKVKDDKIIIRGEYNLHGIDVDVKDIPDLVPTIAVLGCFAEGKTTIYNGEHVRLKECDRLSACAKELSKMGAKITEKPDGLVIEGVKKLKGAKLNTYHDHRLVMAFTIAGMKAEGETVIEGEEAVRISFPNFVEVMKSLGANIEVR
- a CDS encoding MBL fold metallo-hydrolase is translated as MIKLLYEGELVRENGVIKKASSSVTLIQTKNHNIIVDTSTRDKRELIIEELKKLNLEPKDIDVIINTHRHYDHIENNDLFKNAVIYASPYECEGCSLGYEFVSIDEFKDDEIEIIDTPGHTWGSISIIYKDYVIVGDAAPLKRNILENIPPGVRVSEKVALRSLQKIRSLKKHVITGHDGIVYADEL